One window of the Labeo rohita strain BAU-BD-2019 chromosome 9, IGBB_LRoh.1.0, whole genome shotgun sequence genome contains the following:
- the zgc:162396 gene encoding putative methyltransferase DDB_G0268948 translates to MTERLFEEKQHASLYQKYRFDPPDELKDLIIQYLDKKKGKPHQLAVDLGCGTGQNSRSLTKYFEQVVGIDVSESQVAEARAVSGFPNLSYRVGTAEELPFPDGSVDLLTAASAAHWFDAERFIKEAIRVLKPRGCLALFGYGDSMDIHFESCGDRLNNIYEDVKQILLPYTSSKVNVANSKLKDLFEAIPFPDKERIEIIPVKLQLSIKAVIGYFETFSMYQAYLRADPSAATALLERTTSRFLEEMKVSSTETKVDFIMEYYCVLACKPE, encoded by the exons ATGACTGAAAGACTGTTTGAAGAGAAACAGCATGCTTCCCTCTATCAAAAATATCGATTTGATCCACCAGATGAGCTGAAGGACCTTATTATACAGTATCTGGACAAAAAG AAAGGAAAGCCCCATCAGCTGGCTGTGGATTTGGGCTGTGGAACGGGGCAGAACTCTCGTTCCCTGACGAAATATTTTGAGCAGGTAGTGGGCATTGACGTCAGTGAATCACAGGTGGCAGAGGCGAGAGCAGTGTCGGGGTTCCCTAATCTCAGCTACAG AGTAGGCACAGCAGAGGAGCTGCCATTCCCAGATGGCTCAGTGGACCTGCTGACAGCTGCGTCTGCGGCTCACTGGTTTGATGCTGAACGTTTCATAAAGGAGGCTATACGTGTCCTGAAGCCTCGTGGCTGCTTGGCTCTCTTTGGCTATGGAGACAGCATGGACATACACTTTGAATCCTGTGGTGATCGACTTAATAACATATATGAGGAT GTAAAGCAAATACTGCTCCCTTACACAAGCAGTAAAGTAAATGTGGCCAACAGCAAGCTAAAGGATTTATTTGAAGCCATACCATTCCCAGATAAAGAGAG GATTGAAATAATTCCAGTAAAGCTGCAGCTGAGCATCAAGGCTGTAATTGGTTATTTTGAGACATTCTCCATGTACCAAGCCTATCTGAGAGCCGATCCAAGTGCTGCAACTGCGCTGTTGGAGAGAACAACATCACG ATTTCTAGAGGAGATGAAAGTGTCATCAACAGAGACCAAAGTTGATTTTATAATGGAGTACTACTGTGTGCTTGCATGTAAACCTGAGTGA
- the LOC127171140 gene encoding uncharacterized protein LOC127171140 isoform X2 produces MHIVSIFMLMLRSGICYKSQEVLCGFDVSLRCDVPVLSETSTLQWEKDGQQTSNTTLMYNNSAYIILHTVDEHSEGKYYCRLMEDERVKTVRNHTLTVTSHSYNGNNPNKNPNNRTIYRQSSNNNDVSLICKSIKDYHRLKWTWESRTKSQIDLVAIEKGKEVQVKGPIKPGRNSSTTYDGHFFIFHISPVNFNHSGTYRCITNDQNNNPYTTTILRTIRVSVEFPDGVLRNQSVVLTCELSEVTGSVTLVWLRMEGNRGVLVEQQIMTEKNKKLQLTVNLSSYETDLLHWQCAVFTENTLRGLAPVTISFTSSTANAPTETSTVTNQEDTMTQDSHLHIAIIVACAVTIIVLILLGLLVFKCQRKTDEGCIAGLKSQEDEDIHYASVTVAGSSQGTDRLKTKHANPEVLDRESAVIYSDIKTK; encoded by the exons ATGCATATTGTCTCaatttttatgttaatgttGAGAAGCGGGATTTGTTACAAATCTCAAGAAG TTCTGTGTGGATTTGACGTGTCTTTGCGATGTGATGTCCCTGTCCTGTCTGAAACCTCAACATTGCAGTGGGAGAAAGACGGACAACAAACATCCAACACCACACTGATGTACAACAACTCTGCCTACATCATCTTACACACCGTTGATGAGCACAGTGAAGGGAAATATTACTGCAGATTGATGGAAGATGAAAGAGTAAAAACTGTTAGGAATCACACGCTTACAGTCACTTCAc ATTCATATAATGGAAATAACCCTAACAAGAACCCTAACAATCGCACCATCTACAGACAAAGctctaataataatgatgtgtCACTGATCTGCAAGTCTATAAAGGACTACCACAGGTTAAAGTGGACGTGGGAGTCGAGGACTAAATCACAGATTGATCTGGTAGCCATTGAAAAAGGAAAAGAAGTTCAAGTAAAAGGACCAATTAAACCAGGAAGAAATTCTTCTACAACATACGatggtcatttttttatttttcacatctcACCTGTGAACTTCAATCATAGTGGAACATACAGGTGTATTACGAATgatcaaaacaataatccttACACAACCACAATACTACGTACTATCAGAG TCTCAGTGGAGTTCCCTGATGGTGTGTTGAGGaatcagtcagtggttcttacCTGTGAGCTTTCTGAAGTAACTGGTTCAGTGACGCTGGTCTGGCTCAGAATGGAGGGAAACAGAGGAGTTCTGGTTGAACAGCAAATTATGACCGAGAAAAACAAGAAGTTACAGCTCACAGTGAATCTATCCAGCTATGAAACAGACTTGCTGCACTGGCAGTGTGCAGTTTTTACTGAGAATACACTCCGAGGTCTGGCCCCTGTTACAATCAGTTTTACCTCATCAACTGCAAATGCTCCAACAGAAACCTCAACTGTAACAAACCAAG AAGACACCATGACACAAGACAGTCATCTACACATTGCGATCATTGTGGCTTGTGCTGTCACTATCATTGTGCTGATTCTGTTGGGACTTCTAGTTTTTAAATGTCAGCGAAAAACAG ATGAAGGGTGCATCGCTGGGTTAAAATCACAGGAAGATGAGGACATCCATTATGCTTCAGTGACAGTAGCAGGATCTAGTCAGG GAACTGACAGATTAAAAACCAAACATGCAAATCCAGAG GTGCTGGACAGAGAATCTGCAGTCATCTACTCAGATATTAAAACAAAGTGA
- the LOC127171140 gene encoding uncharacterized protein LOC127171140 isoform X1 has protein sequence MHIVSIFMLMLRSGICYKSQEVLCGFDVSLRCDVPVLSETSTLQWEKDGQQTSNTTLMYNNSAYIILHTVDEHSEGKYYCRLMEDERVKTVRNHTLTVTSHSYNGNNPNKNPNNRTIYRQSSNNNDVSLICKSIKDYHRLKWTWESRTKSQIDLVAIEKGKEVQVKGPIKPGRNSSTTYDGHFFIFHISPVNFNHSGTYRCITNDQNNNPYTTTILRTIRVSVEFPDGVLRNQSVVLTCELSEVTGSVTLVWLRMEGNRGVLVEQQIMTEKNKKLQLTVNLSSYETDLLHWQCAVFTENTLRGLAPVTISFTSSTANAPTETSTVTNQEDTMTQDSHLHIAIIVACAVTIIVLILLGLLVFKCQRKTDEGCIAGLKSQEDEDIHYASVTVAGSSQGETGWKFTLTSVCSLQLEMYFKYMTMNVFPGTDRLKTKHANPEVLDRESAVIYSDIKTK, from the exons ATGCATATTGTCTCaatttttatgttaatgttGAGAAGCGGGATTTGTTACAAATCTCAAGAAG TTCTGTGTGGATTTGACGTGTCTTTGCGATGTGATGTCCCTGTCCTGTCTGAAACCTCAACATTGCAGTGGGAGAAAGACGGACAACAAACATCCAACACCACACTGATGTACAACAACTCTGCCTACATCATCTTACACACCGTTGATGAGCACAGTGAAGGGAAATATTACTGCAGATTGATGGAAGATGAAAGAGTAAAAACTGTTAGGAATCACACGCTTACAGTCACTTCAc ATTCATATAATGGAAATAACCCTAACAAGAACCCTAACAATCGCACCATCTACAGACAAAGctctaataataatgatgtgtCACTGATCTGCAAGTCTATAAAGGACTACCACAGGTTAAAGTGGACGTGGGAGTCGAGGACTAAATCACAGATTGATCTGGTAGCCATTGAAAAAGGAAAAGAAGTTCAAGTAAAAGGACCAATTAAACCAGGAAGAAATTCTTCTACAACATACGatggtcatttttttatttttcacatctcACCTGTGAACTTCAATCATAGTGGAACATACAGGTGTATTACGAATgatcaaaacaataatccttACACAACCACAATACTACGTACTATCAGAG TCTCAGTGGAGTTCCCTGATGGTGTGTTGAGGaatcagtcagtggttcttacCTGTGAGCTTTCTGAAGTAACTGGTTCAGTGACGCTGGTCTGGCTCAGAATGGAGGGAAACAGAGGAGTTCTGGTTGAACAGCAAATTATGACCGAGAAAAACAAGAAGTTACAGCTCACAGTGAATCTATCCAGCTATGAAACAGACTTGCTGCACTGGCAGTGTGCAGTTTTTACTGAGAATACACTCCGAGGTCTGGCCCCTGTTACAATCAGTTTTACCTCATCAACTGCAAATGCTCCAACAGAAACCTCAACTGTAACAAACCAAG AAGACACCATGACACAAGACAGTCATCTACACATTGCGATCATTGTGGCTTGTGCTGTCACTATCATTGTGCTGATTCTGTTGGGACTTCTAGTTTTTAAATGTCAGCGAAAAACAG ATGAAGGGTGCATCGCTGGGTTAAAATCACAGGAAGATGAGGACATCCATTATGCTTCAGTGACAGTAGCAGGATCTAGTCAGGGTGAGACAGGATGGAAGTTTACATTAACCTCTGTGTGTTCTTTACagttagaaatgtattttaaatatatgacgATGAATGTTTTTCCAGGAACTGACAGATTAAAAACCAAACATGCAAATCCAGAG GTGCTGGACAGAGAATCTGCAGTCATCTACTCAGATATTAAAACAAAGTGA
- the zgc:162780 gene encoding putative methyltransferase DDB_G0268948 — MAVRLFEDKEHANSYWKYRISPSEELIGKVLQFHRSNKNSANDLAVDVGCGSGQGTLLLAPHFTHVVGTDISPAQLGMGRKNVNIPNISYRESPAEELPFEDGSVDLVTAMSAFHWFDHSRFLQEAHRVLKPHGCLAVLNYTMDMELSYRDCSENLNHICNEFYAALRPFRNPYLGSSSFELYKKTYDSLQYPVKEWQDIFWVKKTVALSGYVGMVESFSAFQALLKKDPEEARRLSQDIEQRLLRAMGATSSETEVIMGVKYFYFLACKPEND, encoded by the exons ATGGCTGTACGTTTGTTTGAGGATAAGGAACATGCAAACTCATACTGGAAGTACCGAATTTCTCCTTCTGAGGAGCTCATCGGCAAGGTTCTACAGTTCCACAGGAGTAAT AAAAATTCAGCCAATGACCTGGCAGTAGATGTTGGTTGTGGGTCAGGGCAGGGAACGTTGCTCTTAGCACCACACTTTACTCATGTGGTGGGGACAGACATCAGTCCTGCTCAACTGGGGATGGGGAGGAAAAATGTTAACATTCCAAACATCTCTTACAG GGAGAGTCCAGCTGAAGAACTGCCTTTTGAAGATGGCTCTGTAGATCTTGTGACGGCCATGTCTGCGTTCCATTGGTTTGACCATTCACGTTTTCTTCAGGAGGCTCACAGAGTGCTTAAGCCTCATGGCTGCCTCGCAGTTCTCAACTACACCATGGACATGGAGCTGAGCTATAGAGACTGCTCAGAGAATTTAAACCACATCTGTAATGAG TTTTATGCAGCCCTGCGGCCTTTCCGAAACCCTTATCTAGGTTCCAGCTCCTTCGAACTTTACAAGAAAACATATGACTCTCTGCAGTATCCAGTCAAAGAATG GCAGgacattttttgggtgaaaaagACTGTCGCTCTCTCTGGCTACGTCGGCATGGTGGAGTCTTTCTCTGCTTTCCAGGCACTCTTAAAAAAAGATCCAGAAGAGGCCAGACGACTCTCACAGGACATTGAACAAAG ACTGTTGCGTGCAATGGGCGCGACATCCTCGGAGACAGAAGTTATCATGGGagttaaatacttttattttctaGCCTGCAAGCCTGAAAATGACTGA